A stretch of DNA from Arthrobacter jiangjiafuii:
CAGATCTGGCGCGGCGGGCTGGGTATCTGGGGTGCGGTGGCCCTCGGTGCCGTGGGCGCCTGGATCGGCTGCCGGCGCGCGGGCATCAAGCTTTCCACCTACGCCGACGTCGGAGTCCCGGGGCTGCTGCTGGCGCAGGCTGTGGGCCGCTGGGGCAACTGGTTCAACCAGGAGCTCTTTGGCGCCCCCACCGACGTGCCGTGGGGCCTGGAAATCGACGCCAACAACGCCAACTTCCCGGACGGAACCGCACCGGGCACGCTCTTCCACCCCACCTTCCTCTACGAGTCGCTGTGGTGCCTGGCCGGGGTAGTCCTGCTGCTGGCCCTGGACAAGCGGTTCAAGCTGCGCGGTGGGCGGCTGTTCTGGATCTACGCCGCTTTCTACACCCTTGGCCGGCTCTGGATCGAAATCCTGCGCATCGACGACGCCGAAATGGTTACGCTCTTCGGCGTCACACAACGGCTCAATGTCTGGACCAGTGTCCTGCTCTTTGTCATCTCCATCGGCATGTTCATATTCCTGACAATCCGGGCCAAGAAGGATACAAACACGTCCCTTTACCTGCCCGGCCGGGAACCTGAGGCTGAAACCGGACCGACGCCCGAAGATCACAGGAACGAAACAGATGAGCAGAATTCGGCTCCGGTATCATCTGCGTCACAGCCGCGTGCTAATCTCGCAGAGACAAAAAACGAGGACGTCAATCCTCGCAAGCCCGGTACTCCGGGTACTGCCAAGTAGCACCGGCCGGGTTACCCTCCCGGCGGGTGCTCATGCCACGTAGATGTGGCAGCCCGAAGAGCCGGCACGGGGACAACCCGGCGCCCCTCTTCGTGAAGTACTGAAGTACACCGCGGAACGTTCCTCTCGTCCGCCGTGGGGCCAGCGCCGTCCCCTCCCACCGCTCGATCAGGGGGAAGGACTCTCTCATGACTGAACTGTTTCCGCCCGGCGGAGATTCCGCCGTTTCGCCGTTCACCCGCTTTGCCGCGTTTCCGCCGGACTCCGGGCTGTACCGTGCCGAGAACGAAAAAGACGCCTGCGGCCTTGCCGTCATCGCCACACTGCGCGGAGAACCGGGCCACGACATTGTCGACGCTGCCCTGACCGCACTGCGCAACCTTGAACACCGCGGGGCCGTGGGCGCCGATGAAGGCACCGGCGACGGCGCCGGCCTGCTCACCCAGGTCCCCGACGAATTCTTCCGGGCCGTCACCGGCTTCGAACTGCCCGCCCCCGGCACATACGCCGTCGGCACCGCCTTCCTGCCCACCGAGGGCCGGGAACAGGACACCGCCCGCGCCGGCGTGGAGGCCATCGCCGAATCCGAGGGCCTGACCGTCCTGGGCTGGCGCGAGGTGCCGATCGTCGCCGACCTGGTCGGCGCCATGTCCCGGGCCTGCATGCCGTACTTCGTCCAGGTCTTCCTGGCACCGGCCGACGGCGACGCCTCCGACCTGGACGCCCGCGCCTTCCGCGTGCGGAAGCGCTCCCAGAACAAGTTCGGCGTGTACTTCCCCTCGCTGTCCTCCAAGACCATGGTCTACAAGGGCATGCTCACCACCGCGCAGCTGGAGCCGTTCTATCCGGACCTGTCCGACCCGCGGTTCAAGACCCGGCTGGGCATTGTGCACTCCCGCTTCTCCACCAACACCTTCCCGTCCTGGCCGCTGGCCCAGCCGTTCCGCGCCATCGCCCACAACGGCGAGATCAACACGGTCAAGGGCAACCGCAACTGGATGCGCGCACGGCAGTCCCAGCTGAAGAACCCGCTGCTGGGGGAGACCCCGGAAGAGCTGTACCCGATCTGCACCCCTGGCGCGTCCGACTCGGCATCCTTCGACGAGGTCGCCGAGCTGCTGATGCTCTCGGGCCGGCCGATCACCCACGCCATCATGATGATGATCCCCGAGGCCTGGGAAAACCACGCCACCATGGATCCGGCCCGCCGCGCCTTCTACCAGTACCACTCCATGCTGATGGAGCCGTGGGACGGACCCGCCGCGGTGTCCTTCACCGACGGCACCCAGGTCGGAGCGGTCCTGGACCGCAACGGCCTGCGCCCGGCCCGCTACTGGGTGATGGAAGACGGCCTGGTGGTGCTCGCCTCCGAGGTGGGCGTGGTGGACATCGACCCCGCGAAGGTGGTCCGCAAGGGCCGCGTCTCCCCGGGCAAGATGTTCCTGGTCGACACCGAGGCCGGCCGCCTCATCGAAGACGCCGAAATCAAGGCCGAAATGGCCGCCGCGAATCCGTGGGCGGACTGGGTGAAGGAAAACCAGGTCTCCCTGGAGGAACTGCCCGAGCGCGAACACGTGCTGCACACCAAGGCCTCCATCAACCGGCGCCAGCGGACCTTCGGCTACACGCAGGAGGAACTGCGCATCCTGCTCGGCCCGATGGCCCGCACCGGCGCCGAACCCCTGGGCGCCATGGGCTCGGACACCCCGATTGCCGTGCTGTCCCAGCGCCCGCGGCTGCTCTTTGACTACTTTGTGCAGTCCTTCGCGCAGGTCACCAACCCGCCGCTGGATTCCATCCGCGAGGAACTGGTCACCTCCATGCGCGCCTCCATCGGTCCGGTGGGGAACCTGCTGGCCACCGGCCAGGTGCGCAACCACCAGATCGCCCTGAACTTCCCGGTGATCAACAACGACCAGCTCGCCAAGATCAGCAAGCTGACCAACGCCGACGGCGAGAAGGTCTCGCTGAAGGTCCGCGGCCTGTACCGGCCGCAGGGCGGCGAGGCGGAACTGCGCGCCCGGATCGCGGAAATCTGCGAGAAGGTCTCCGGCGCCGTGAACCGCGGGGTCGAGTACATCGTGCTCTCGGACCGCGACTCCACTGCGCAGTGGGCGCCGATCCCGTCGCTGCTGCTGCTCTCCGCCGTGCACCACCACCTGCTCAAGAGCGCCAACCGCACCAAGATCTCGCTGCTGGTCGAAGCCGGCGACGTCCGCGAGGTGCACCACGTCGCCGTGCTGATGGGTTACGGCGCCTCCGCCGTGAACCCGTACCTGGCGATGGAGAGCTGCGAGGAACTGGTCCGCAACGGCGACATCACCGGCGTCAGCCGTGAAGAGGCCGTGGCCAACCTGATCAAGGGCCTGGGCAAGGGCGTCCTGAAGATCATGTCCAAGATGGGCATCTCCACCGTGGCCTCCTACTGCGGCGCCCAGACCTTCGAAGCCCTGGGCCTGGGCCAGGAGCTGGTGGACGAGTTCTTCCACGGCACCCAGTCCCAGCTCGGCGGCGTCGGCCTGGATGTCATTGCCGCCGAAGCCGCCGCCCGGCACGCCAGTGCCTACCCCGACGACGAAATCGAGGATCCGCACCGGCCGCTGGAAAACGGCGGCGAATACCAGTGGCGCCGCGAAGGCCCGCCGCACCTGTTCAACCCCGAAACCGTGTTCCGGCTGCAGCACGCCACCCGCGAACGCCGCTACGACGTGTTCAAGGCCTACACCAACGGCGTGGATGACCAGTCCAAGTCGCTGATGACCCTGCGCGGCCTGCTCGAATTCAACACCGCCGGCCGCACCCCGGTGCCGATCGACGAGGTGGAGCCGGTCTCCAGCATCGTCAAGCGCTTCTCCACCGGCGCGATGAGCTACGGCTCCATCTCGCAGGAGGCGCACGAGACCCTGGCCATCGCCATGAACCGGCTGGGCGCCAAGTCCAATACCGGCGAGGGCGGCGAGGATGTGGAGCGGCTGCTCGATCCCGAACGCCGTTCGGCGATCAAGCAGGTCGCCTCCGGGCGCTTCGGTGTCACCAGTCTGTACCTGACCAACGCCGACGACATCCAGATCAAGATGGCCCAGGGCGCCAAGCCCGGCGAGGGCGGCCAGCTGATGGCGCAGAAGGTTTACCCGTGGGTGGCCCGCACCCGGCACTCCACGCCCGGCGTCGGACTCATTTCCCCGCCGCCGCACCACGACATCTACTCCATCGAGGACCTCGCCCAGCTGATCTACGACCTGAAGCGCTCGAATCCCAGCGCCCGGGTCCACGTCAAGCTGGTCTCCGAGGCCGGAATCGGCACCGTGGCCGCCGGCGTGACCAAGGCCAAGGCCGACGTCGTGCTCGTTTCCGGGCACGACGGCGGCACCGGCGCCTCGCCGCTGAACTCGCTCAAGCACGCCGGCGCCCCGTGGGAACTCGGCCTGGCCGAAACCCAGCAGACACTGATGCTCAACGGCCTGCGCGACCGCGTGGTGGTGCAGGTGGACGGGCAGCTCAAGACCGGGCGCGACGTCGTGATCGCCGCGCTGCTTGGCGGCGAGGAGTTCGGTTTCGCCACCGCTCCGCTGGTGGTTTCGGGCTGCATCATGATGCGCGTCTGCCACCTGGACACCTGTCCGGTCGGCGTGGCGACGCAGAACCCCGAACTGCGGGCCCGGTTCTCCGGCAAGCCCGAGTTCGTGGTGAACTTCTTCGAGTTCATTGCCGAGGAGATCCGCGAAATCCTGGCCGAACTCGGGTTCCGGAGCCTGGAAGAGGCCATCGGCCACACCGAACTGCTGGACACCAAGGCGGCGATCGAGCATTGGAAGGCCGACGGCCTGGACCTGGAACCGATCCTGCGCGGGCCCGACGTCGTCGAGGCAGGCGCACCAATGCGCAACATGGTGCCGCAGAACCACGACCTGGACTCGCACTTCGATAACAAGCTGATCGAAATGAGCGCCGACGCGCTGTCCAACCGGAACCCGGTGCGCATCACCCTGGACGTGGTGAACACCGACCGCTCGGTGGGCACCATGCTGGGGCACACCGTGACCAAGACGTTCGGCGTCGACACCCTGGCCACCGACACCATCGACGTGACCCTCACCGGCCAGGCCGGACAGTCCCTCGGCGCGTTCCTGCCGGCCGGCATCACGCTGCGCCTGCTCGGGGACTCCAACGACTACGTGGGCAAGGGCCTGTCCGGCGGCCGGATCACGGTCCGCCCGGACCGCGCCAACGTGTTCGACGCCGCGCGGAACGTCATTGCCGGCAACGTGATCGGTTACGGCGCCACCAGCGGCGAGATGTTCCTGCGCGGCCAGGTGGGCGAACGCTTCCTGGTCCGCAACTCCGGGGCCACCGCCGTCGTCGAAGGCATCGGCGACCACGGCTGCGAGTACATGACCGGGGGACAGGCACTGATCCTGGGCCCCACCGGCCGCAACTTCGGCGCCGGCATGTCCGGCGGCACCGCCTACCTGCTGGACCTCAAGCCAGAGCGGATGAACAAGGACGCGCTGGAGAAGGGCGAACTGCGCCTGGAACCGCTGGACGCCGAGGACGCCGACATTGTCCGCGGCCTGCTGGTGCAGCACGTCGAAGAGACCGAATCCGCGCTGGCCGCCGCCCTGCTGGAGGATTTCGACGCAACTGCCCGCCGCATGACCAAAGTGCTGCCGCGTGACTACGCAGCGGTGCTGGATGCCCGCGCTTCCGCCGCCGAAGCGGGTCTTGACCCCGACGGCGCCGAAGCCTGGACCCGAATCTTGGAGGTAACCGGTGGCTGACCCACGCGGATTCTTGAAAGTACGCGAACGCCAGACCCAGCCGCGCCGGCCCGTACCCGTGCGCATCATGGACTGGAAAGAGGTCTACGAGGCCCAGGAAAAGGGTGTCCTGAAGGAACAGGCCGGACGCTGCATGGACTGCGGCATTCCGTTCTGCCACCAGGGCTGCCCGCTGGGGAACCTGATTCCGGAATGGAATGACCTGATGTACCGGCACAAGGGCCGCGAGGCCATTGAACGGCTGCACGCCACCAACAACTTCCCGGAGTTCACCGGACGGCTGTGCCCGGCTCCCTGCGAAGCCTCCTGCGTGCTGGGCATCAACCAGCCCGCGGTGACCATCAAGCAGGTTGAGGTTTCGATCATCGACCAGGCCTTCGACGAGAACTGGGTGACCCCGCACGCCCCCGAGCGGCTCACGGACAAGACGATCGCCGTCGTCGGCTCCGGACCGGCCGGCCTGGCCGTCGCCCAGCAGCTCACCCGCGCCGGACACACCGTGGCGGTCTATGAGCGTGACGACAAGATCGGCGGGCTGCTCCGCTACGGCATCCCCGACTTCAAGATGGAAAAGCTGCAGGTGGACCGCCGGCTGGACCAGATGCGCGCCGAGGGCACCCGGTTCCGCACCGGTGTCGAAGTGGGCCGGGACATCAGCTGGGAGCAGCTGCGGCGCCGGTATGACGCCGTCGTCGTCGCCACCGGCTCCACCGTTCCGCGCGACCTGCCGATCCCCGGCCGCGAGCTGGATGGCGTGCATTTCGCCATGGAATACCTGGTGCAGGCCAACCGCGTCGTGGCCGGCGAGCAGGTCAAGCGGCAGATCAACGCCGAGGGCAAGCACGTGATCATCCTCGGCGGCGGCGACACCGGCGCCGACTGCCTGGGCACCGCCCACCGCCAGCAGGCCGCGTCGGTGACCACGCTGGCGATCGGCAAGCAGCCGCCGGCCGAGCGCGCCGCGCACCAGCCGTGGCCGATGTACCCGACGCTGTTCGAAACCGCCAGCGCACACGAGGAAGGCGGGGAGCGGACCTACCTCGCGTCCACCGTGGAGTTCGTGGGGGAGAACGGGAAGCTGACCGGGGTGAAGATCGCCGAGACCGAGTTCGTGGACGGCCGGCGCGTGCCCAAGGCAGGCACCGAACGCGTGCTGCCGGCGGACCTGGTCTTCCTGGCCCTGGGCTTCACCGGCCCGGAACCGGCCGGGCTGGCCGAGCAGGTACAGGCCGAGTTCGACGAGCGCACCAACGTGGTCCGTGACGGCTACTACATGACAAAAACCCCCGGTGTCTTTGCCGCCGGGGATGCCGGCCGCGGGCAGTCCCTGATCGTGTGGGCGATCGCCGAGGGGCGGGCCTGCGCGGCGGCCGTGGACCAGTGGCTGATGGGCTCCACCCGCCTGCCCGCTCCGGTGGCGCCGAGCGACCGGGCGATTACGCCGCTGTAGGGGCAGGCCTGCAGGTGTTGTGACCAGGCGCCCCCGCCCCGGTCAGCAGTGCCCGGTTTCCCGGCCCCGGTTCCCCTCATCGAGGGCTTCGAGGGCCCGGGCTGTCAGCGCCTGCAGACCGGCCGTGTCATCGCCCATCCAAAGATCCATGGCGACGGCTGAGGCCGCCCAGGTGACCGCCACCTGCACCCGTGCCGTCAGCGGGTCTGTGTCTCCCGTGTGCGAGAGATAGTGGGCGGTGACTTCGGCCAGCATGGAATCGGCGTGTTCGGCGGAGCTGGCCCGCAGGCCGCGGTCCTCGGACATGAGGTGGTGCAGCATCCGGAAATATGTCCGCCGGGACTCGAAATCCGCCGCGGCCTGCAGCAGCGCCCGGCGCAGTGCGTCCCAGGGCCCGCCGTCTGTGCAGCGGGCGTGGAAATCGTCCAGCATCCCGTCCAACGCCAGCCGCGAGTTGTGGAAGAGGGCGGCATCCTTGGTGTCGAAGTAGCGGAAGAAGGTGCTGCGCGAAACACCGGCCGCGTCCACGATCTGATCCACGGTCACTGCGGCAAAGCCCTGTTCCGCGAATAGCCGTTGGGCCGTGTCCACCAGAAGCGCCTGAACCTGTGCCTTCTTGCGTTCCCGCAGCCCCGCGGGCGGACGGCTAGGGCACGACACGGTCTTGGGCACGGTTGATCCTGACGATCGGAGAGCTAGAGTTTCTGAAACTGGGTGTCACTTTTACCCCGCAGTGGCAATGAGGCTGTCTGCGGGATCCGGCTTCCCAGCCTACAAGGAGTCTTCGCATGCCTGTTGATATCACTCTTGGTACCCGTCCGCCCGTTCCCTCGCCGCTGTCGCCGGCAAGCATCGGACCCGTCCAGCTGCGCAACCGCATCATCAAGGCAGCAACGTCCGAAGGCCGGTCGCCCGACGGGCTTGTTACCCAGGACCTGATCGATTTCCATGTTGGCTTTGCCCGGGGCGGGGTGGGTATGACCACCGTCGCGTACTGCGCCGTCGGCCAGGAAGGCCGAAGCGCGCCGGGGCAGATCATCATGTCCGCCGAGGCCGTTCCGGGACTGCTGCGCCTCACGGATGCGGTGCATGCTGAGGGTGCAGCCATTTCGGCCCAGCTGGGCCACGCCGGCGTCGTAGCCAGCCGTGCCGTCACCGGCGTCGCCGCACTCTCGCCGAGTACCTTCGTCAACCCCACCTCGTTCCAGCTCTGCAAGGAGATCAGCCGGAGTCAGATGCGCGACGTCGTCGACCAGTTCCGTGACGCAGCGATCATCGCCGCCGACGCCGGGTTCGATGCCGTCGAGCTCCACTTCGGGCATCTGTACCTGCCCAGCTCATTCATGAGCCCTTGGATGAACAAGCGCAGGGACGAGTATGGAGGCAGTATTGAGAACCGCACCCGGTTTGCCCGGGAGATCGCCGGGGCGGTGAAGAATGCTGTCGGGGACAGGGTCGCCGTGATGGCGAAGATGAGCATGGATGACGGCATCAAGGGCAGTATCTGGCTCGACGAATCGCTGCAGTCGGCGCAGTTGCTGGACTCGGACAACGTGCTGGACGCCATAGAGCTGACCATGGGTTCTTCCGTGAAGAAGCAGATGTTCCTCTTCCGCGGTGACGTTCCGGTGGACGGAATGGCAGCGGTCATGAAGGAACCATTCAAGACCGGAGTGAAGGTCCTCGGCAAAAAGATCCTGGGGGAGTACCCGTACTACGACCTGTACATGCTTGAGGCCGCCCGGCAATTCCGGCCTGTCGTGCGCAATGCCAAGTTGATCCTGCTGGGCGGGATCAACAACATGGCCCATTTGGAGACCGCCATGGCAGAGGGATTCGAGTTCGCCGCCATGGGCCGGGCGCTGCTGCGCGAGCCGGACCTGATCAACCGGCTGGCTGAAGACTCGACCAAGCCCGGGCTCTGTATCCACTGCAACAAGTGCATGTTCACCGTCTACGGCCAGACCCACTGTGTGCTGGCAGAAGCCGTGTGAGAGAAAAAACACGGGCCGTAGTCTCCTTCATAGTCGGATGCTGCGGCCCGTCTCCATGCGCAATCGAGGCAGGGCGACTAGGCTGGAGTATATGAGACGCGCAAAAATTGTGGCCACTTTTGGCCCCGCAATCAACAGCTATGAAAACACCCTCGCGGTTCTGCGCGCAGGCGTGGACGTGGCCCGCATGAACATGAGCCACGGCGATCACGATGTGCACAAGTCGGTCTACGACAACGTGCGCCGTGCTTCCGAGGAACTTGGCAAGCCCGTCGGCATCTTCGCCGACCTGCAGGGCCCCAAGATCCGCCTGGGCCGTTTCATGGACGGTCCGCATTTCCTGAACAAGGGTGACGTCTTCACGATCACCATTGAGGACGTGCCCGGCACCAAGGACATTGTCTCCACCACGCACACCGGCCTGCCGAACGACGTCAACGTGGGGGACACCCTGCTCATTGACGACGGAAAGGTTGCCGTTCGCTGCACCGCCGTGGACGACGTCAAGGTTGTCACGGAAGTAACGGTTCCCGGCGCCGTGTCCAACAACAAGGGCCTGAACCTCCCGGGCGTTGCCGTGAGCGTTCCCGCCATGAGCGACAAAGACGAGGCCGACCTCCGCTGGGCGATCCGCACCGGCGTGGACATGGTTGCCCTGTCCTTCGTCCGCAATGCCGTCGACGTCCGCCGCGTCCACGAGATCATGGACGAGGAAGGCCGCCGCGTGCCGGTCATCGCCAAGATCGAGAAGCCGCAGGCCGTTGCAGCCATCGAGGAAATCATCGACGCGTTTGACGCGATCATGGTTGCCCGCGGCGATCTCGGCGTCGAACTGCCGCTGGAAGACGTCCCCCTGGTCCAGAAGAACGCCATTGAGCTGGCCCGCCGCTGGGCGAAGCCGGTCATCGTGGCCACCCAGGTCCTGGAATCCATGATCGAAAGCCCGCGCCCCACCCGCGCCGAGGCTTCCGACTGCGCCAACGCCGTCCTTGATGGTGCCGACGCCGTGATGCTCTCGGGCGAAACCTCAGTGGGTAAGTACCCGATCGAAACCGTGACCACCATGGCCCGGATCATCGAGTCCACCGAAGAGCACGGCCTGAACCGCGTGCCGGCCCTGGGCTCCAAGCCGCGCACCCGCGGCGGCGCCATTACCCGTGCAGCCGTGGAAATTGCCGACCAGCTGGATGCGAAGTTCGTCTGTACCTTCACCCAGTCCGGCGACTCCGCCCGCCGGCTTTCCCGCCTGCGCCCGAAGAAGCCGGTCCTGGCCTTCACCCCGGTGGAGCAGACCTACCGCTACATGAGCCTCTTCTGGGGAATCCAGCCGATGCTGGTCGAGTTCGCGGAGAACACCGACCAGATGACCGCCCAGGTGGACCGCACCCTGTTCGAGAACGACCTCGTGGAGCTGGACGACCTGGTGGTCATCGCCGCCGGTTCGCCTCCCGGACAGGCCGGATCCACCAACTCCATCAAGGTCCACAAGGTGGGGGATATCGCCGACGCCGGCCAGCGCCTTGAGGGGCAGATGCGGGTCAAGGAGAAGGTTGGCCCGTGGCCGATCAAGAGCGCCAACAAGGGCAAGGCCAAACCCATCTAAACCGGGTTTTTCCGGTGCGCTGAACCTGCGCACCACAGTCCTCGCGACATGAAGCTGCCCGGCCGGATCATCCGGCCGGGCAGCTTTTTCCCTTTTTGTTATCCGTTTCCATCCACTCATATCAAACTTTCTGGATATAACCCTGATTTCAAACCCAGGGGAGACTCGGGCCCCGATCTTAAGGAACCTAACTTCCCACCCCAAAACCGCCTGGACCGGAGGGGTCTGGGAGGCGGCCGGCGCCGCCGGCGTCCCATCTCACCCTTTGAGGGTGAGGTGCCCGGGACCAGCCGGAATTCATAATTGAGTGGTAGCTGCGTGGAATTCCGTCTGTCATGTGCCGGCGCTGGGGGAGGCTGTGGCCTGGCAGGAGATGCTCGTTTGAGCGCCGCGCCAACCGATGAAAGCAGGAGGCCTCCATGGAATTCTGGGACGACTTTTGGAGCATTATCTGGTGGGTATTTGCCGCCACGGTTTTCTTTGCCTACCTGATGGCATTGTTCGCGGTGATCAGCGACCTCTTCCGGGACCGCGGGATGAGCGGCTGGGGGAAGGCTGTCTGGCTGATCTTCCTGCTGTTCTTTCCCGTCCTTACCGTCCTCGTGTATCTCATTGCCCGCGGCAAGGGAATGAATGAGCGGGCGCAGGAAAGCGCCGAGGCGAGCAGGGAATCCACCGAGGCATACATTCGCCGGGTTGCCGGGGGAAGCCCCAGCGACGAAATTTCCAAGGCCAAGAATCTCCTGGACCAGGGAGCCATCACTCCGGACGAATTCGAAACGATCAAGCGCAGGGTGGTTCCCGCCTAAAGGTTCACCGCAGGACGGCGGGGCACCGTGCGTCCCTACAAAAGGCCATTATCGATGGCCTTGGAGACAGCCGCAGCTCGGCTGGTAACGCCGAGTTTCTGGTAGAGCGACCTGATATGGGTCTTCACGGTATTGGGGCTGAGCTGTTGCCTCGCGGCGATGCTCTGCACGGTTTGGTACTGCGGCAGCTCATGCAGGATTTCCTGCTCTTTGGGCGTGAGCAGCTCGAACAGGCTGCCGGGTGGCGAACCGTAGTCCCGGTCCCGGTTGGCAGGGGTTGGCCGGTGGGAATCGTACCCCAGATACATCCCCGGCAGCAGCGTGAGGGCAGCAGCCCAGCCTCCGGTGAGAGCCTGGACGATGTCCAGGTCCTGCTGGATGAGATGAATGCCGCGGGCGCCCAGAAAAGCGGCTGTTTCCGCCGTCGTGAAGGCCAGTTCCTGCGTGCCGTACGTGAGCGTCGCGCCGCCGGACGGTGAATCCGCTGCCGGGGGAGCGGGCCGGGACCGGGCGCCGTCGTTGTAGGGGAGTTGGGGCGGATGGCGTCCGGCGAGGACAAAACGGACATTCCACGGCCGGGAAGCAATCAGGGCGGCCAGCCACCGGCCGCCGTCTGCGGCGGTGTCCAGGCAGTGGATGTCGTCGATGAGTACCGTCAGCCGCCGGCCGTCAGGACCCGGCAGGATCCGGGTTAGTGCGGCGAGCAAGGGGGCGGGTCCGCCGACCGCGGGAAGGCTGATCCAAGCAGTGGTTTCGCCAGCGGACGCCAGCTCGGATGCCCACATGGCCAGGAGCGTTGTTTTGCCCGTGCCTGCAGCGGACCATACCTCGGTGGTTCCGGTGCCGGTGGCAGGTACCAGCCGTGGCCGGGATAGTTCGCGGCCCATGAGTGGCGGCGGATGAAGCAGGCCGGCGGGGGAGACGCACATAGTTCATTTTCTCCTGCAAGAGGTGCCCTAAATATAGGCGTCGCGTCCGGCGCCGCATAAGCCGGGGCGGGTCCCGGGCTTTCAAAACCGGGAAATCTGCAGGCGGCAGGCCGGCCCGGTCACGTTTCGGACCCAACCCCGCGCCGCTTCCGTATAACGCGCAAAGGCCCCGGCCGACGTCGTCGGGCAGGGCCTTTGCGGTATCTTGCGTTGTG
This window harbors:
- the lgt gene encoding prolipoprotein diacylglyceryl transferase; translation: MNLMSVTAPASIPSPPADFSSISLGPLTIHAYALCILAGIILALWMTSVRWKRRGLPEEAVWDISIWAIPFGIIGGRLYHVISSPDAYFGANGDLSLIPQIWRGGLGIWGAVALGAVGAWIGCRRAGIKLSTYADVGVPGLLLAQAVGRWGNWFNQELFGAPTDVPWGLEIDANNANFPDGTAPGTLFHPTFLYESLWCLAGVVLLLALDKRFKLRGGRLFWIYAAFYTLGRLWIEILRIDDAEMVTLFGVTQRLNVWTSVLLFVISIGMFIFLTIRAKKDTNTSLYLPGREPEAETGPTPEDHRNETDEQNSAPVSSASQPRANLAETKNEDVNPRKPGTPGTAK
- the gltB gene encoding glutamate synthase large subunit, which codes for MTELFPPGGDSAVSPFTRFAAFPPDSGLYRAENEKDACGLAVIATLRGEPGHDIVDAALTALRNLEHRGAVGADEGTGDGAGLLTQVPDEFFRAVTGFELPAPGTYAVGTAFLPTEGREQDTARAGVEAIAESEGLTVLGWREVPIVADLVGAMSRACMPYFVQVFLAPADGDASDLDARAFRVRKRSQNKFGVYFPSLSSKTMVYKGMLTTAQLEPFYPDLSDPRFKTRLGIVHSRFSTNTFPSWPLAQPFRAIAHNGEINTVKGNRNWMRARQSQLKNPLLGETPEELYPICTPGASDSASFDEVAELLMLSGRPITHAIMMMIPEAWENHATMDPARRAFYQYHSMLMEPWDGPAAVSFTDGTQVGAVLDRNGLRPARYWVMEDGLVVLASEVGVVDIDPAKVVRKGRVSPGKMFLVDTEAGRLIEDAEIKAEMAAANPWADWVKENQVSLEELPEREHVLHTKASINRRQRTFGYTQEELRILLGPMARTGAEPLGAMGSDTPIAVLSQRPRLLFDYFVQSFAQVTNPPLDSIREELVTSMRASIGPVGNLLATGQVRNHQIALNFPVINNDQLAKISKLTNADGEKVSLKVRGLYRPQGGEAELRARIAEICEKVSGAVNRGVEYIVLSDRDSTAQWAPIPSLLLLSAVHHHLLKSANRTKISLLVEAGDVREVHHVAVLMGYGASAVNPYLAMESCEELVRNGDITGVSREEAVANLIKGLGKGVLKIMSKMGISTVASYCGAQTFEALGLGQELVDEFFHGTQSQLGGVGLDVIAAEAAARHASAYPDDEIEDPHRPLENGGEYQWRREGPPHLFNPETVFRLQHATRERRYDVFKAYTNGVDDQSKSLMTLRGLLEFNTAGRTPVPIDEVEPVSSIVKRFSTGAMSYGSISQEAHETLAIAMNRLGAKSNTGEGGEDVERLLDPERRSAIKQVASGRFGVTSLYLTNADDIQIKMAQGAKPGEGGQLMAQKVYPWVARTRHSTPGVGLISPPPHHDIYSIEDLAQLIYDLKRSNPSARVHVKLVSEAGIGTVAAGVTKAKADVVLVSGHDGGTGASPLNSLKHAGAPWELGLAETQQTLMLNGLRDRVVVQVDGQLKTGRDVVIAALLGGEEFGFATAPLVVSGCIMMRVCHLDTCPVGVATQNPELRARFSGKPEFVVNFFEFIAEEIREILAELGFRSLEEAIGHTELLDTKAAIEHWKADGLDLEPILRGPDVVEAGAPMRNMVPQNHDLDSHFDNKLIEMSADALSNRNPVRITLDVVNTDRSVGTMLGHTVTKTFGVDTLATDTIDVTLTGQAGQSLGAFLPAGITLRLLGDSNDYVGKGLSGGRITVRPDRANVFDAARNVIAGNVIGYGATSGEMFLRGQVGERFLVRNSGATAVVEGIGDHGCEYMTGGQALILGPTGRNFGAGMSGGTAYLLDLKPERMNKDALEKGELRLEPLDAEDADIVRGLLVQHVEETESALAAALLEDFDATARRMTKVLPRDYAAVLDARASAAEAGLDPDGAEAWTRILEVTGG
- a CDS encoding glutamate synthase subunit beta, with product MADPRGFLKVRERQTQPRRPVPVRIMDWKEVYEAQEKGVLKEQAGRCMDCGIPFCHQGCPLGNLIPEWNDLMYRHKGREAIERLHATNNFPEFTGRLCPAPCEASCVLGINQPAVTIKQVEVSIIDQAFDENWVTPHAPERLTDKTIAVVGSGPAGLAVAQQLTRAGHTVAVYERDDKIGGLLRYGIPDFKMEKLQVDRRLDQMRAEGTRFRTGVEVGRDISWEQLRRRYDAVVVATGSTVPRDLPIPGRELDGVHFAMEYLVQANRVVAGEQVKRQINAEGKHVIILGGGDTGADCLGTAHRQQAASVTTLAIGKQPPAERAAHQPWPMYPTLFETASAHEEGGERTYLASTVEFVGENGKLTGVKIAETEFVDGRRVPKAGTERVLPADLVFLALGFTGPEPAGLAEQVQAEFDERTNVVRDGYYMTKTPGVFAAGDAGRGQSLIVWAIAEGRACAAAVDQWLMGSTRLPAPVAPSDRAITPL
- a CDS encoding TetR family transcriptional regulator; translation: MPKTVSCPSRPPAGLRERKKAQVQALLVDTAQRLFAEQGFAAVTVDQIVDAAGVSRSTFFRYFDTKDAALFHNSRLALDGMLDDFHARCTDGGPWDALRRALLQAAADFESRRTYFRMLHHLMSEDRGLRASSAEHADSMLAEVTAHYLSHTGDTDPLTARVQVAVTWAASAVAMDLWMGDDTAGLQALTARALEALDEGNRGRETGHC
- a CDS encoding NADH:flavin oxidoreductase, with the protein product MPVDITLGTRPPVPSPLSPASIGPVQLRNRIIKAATSEGRSPDGLVTQDLIDFHVGFARGGVGMTTVAYCAVGQEGRSAPGQIIMSAEAVPGLLRLTDAVHAEGAAISAQLGHAGVVASRAVTGVAALSPSTFVNPTSFQLCKEISRSQMRDVVDQFRDAAIIAADAGFDAVELHFGHLYLPSSFMSPWMNKRRDEYGGSIENRTRFAREIAGAVKNAVGDRVAVMAKMSMDDGIKGSIWLDESLQSAQLLDSDNVLDAIELTMGSSVKKQMFLFRGDVPVDGMAAVMKEPFKTGVKVLGKKILGEYPYYDLYMLEAARQFRPVVRNAKLILLGGINNMAHLETAMAEGFEFAAMGRALLREPDLINRLAEDSTKPGLCIHCNKCMFTVYGQTHCVLAEAV